A window of Candidatus Neomarinimicrobiota bacterium genomic DNA:
GCGACGAAAACATCTATTTCCTTGAATAATACTTCCATTTGCCTCATCAAAAGTGTTCTTGCCCTGTTAGCATTTATATATTCTACAGCAGGAATCAATCTCGCCTGCCTGAATACGTTAGGCCACGCTTGTTTTATCTGGCGAACAAGTAAATCATCATCTCCCGAGCGTGTTAATTCATCAAACGCCGCTGCTGCTTCCGCGCTGAGTATGAAACTTATATCAAAAACAGGAAAATCAGGTAATTCAATTGGTATCAGCTCCGCGCCCAAAGACCATAAAACATCTACAACCTCATCGTCAATTTTTTTCTGATCGCGTTCTTTTTCAAACTCAGACTTCAGGTAACCTATCTTTATTTTTCTCAGGTTTACTTTTTGATTGTAGTTAAACGGCATATCCTCCACCGTTAGGTCCAATCCATCGGGACCATAAATCTCATTAAACACCAACGCGGCATCGTTCACCGAACGCGTCATTGGGCCCAGCTTGTCCATCGTCCAAGACAACGCCATCACGCCGTGACGGCTAACCATCCCGTATGTCGGTCGCAGCCCCGTGACTCCTGTTCTCGTCGAGGGAGATATGATAGAACCCCATGTCTCTGAACCTATTGCGAATCCCACTAATCCGGCGGATGTAGCGGCACCGGGACCGGCGGATGAACCGCTTGAGCCTTCATCAAGGTTCCATGGATTCTTAGTTTTCCCACCATACCAAACATCGCCCCAGGCTAATGCTCCCATCGTGAGCTTTGCTACGAGAATCGCGCCTGCTTCTTCGAGTTTTTTCACAACTGTAGCATCATAATCGAAAAGCTGCTCTCTGAAGGGCATTCCTCCCCATGTCGTTCTAATCCCGTCAGTAGCCAGCAGGTCTTTAGCGCCCCAGGGTATGCCGTGGAGCGGACCTTTATAATTTCCTGACCGTATGTCGGCATCGGCTTGCCGTGCCTGTTTCATAGCAAGATCTTCGGTTAGTGTTATCACACACTGAAGCGTTGAGCCATATTTTTTTAGTCTGCTAAGGTACATTTCTGTCAATTCAACAGACGTGACCTGCCCGGTTCGTATGAGCTCCGCCAGCCGAGTAACTGTCCAGAAAGCAACATCTTCAAGGTTTTGAGGTCTTCTGACGCCCGTAGGTCTTTTATAACTAAGATTCGGTGGTTTTTCTTTAAATTTCATACCCGGCAGAATAGCGCTGAATGAAAAAGCCGGAGGTACAGAATTCGGCAGATCAATTTCCCTTAATTTCTCATAATTTCCCAGAAGGTCGTTCAAATCTCCGCGCATGGAATCTATTTCGGAGCGTGTAAATTTCAACCCCATTATTTCAGAAGCCTCGGAAATTATTTCTGACGTAATATTCCCCTCTTCTTTCAGCGAGTAGTAAAAAGTGGAAGTTATAAGAGTAAGCAAAACAATTACTCCTAATGTAGAAATTAATTTTTTCCCATTAACTTTTATCATCATTCGTACCTCGAATGTAAATTCAAATCAGTCACTGTTTTTCTATAATCAACTATTTTAAACTTGATGGAAGCCTTGGAGAAGAAAGCAGCAGTATGAATTCTTCCCAGCGTTTCTCCGGGTTGTCGGCACTGCCTCCGCGGGACTCTATATACTCACTTACCAAATCTTTTCCTAAATTATAGTTAATGACATATGCCCTGTATTTATCTATAAACCGTACTCGCTGGGCGGCTCTTTCAGGCGTCATTAGGGCAAGATTCACGAACATTTCTTCTGATTCAGACCTATCTGCATCACCGTTCAAGTACCCCCTCGCAACTTCGTTTGACACGTAATTAAGTTTAGCGACCAAATTGATTACATTATAATATTCTTCCACCCTGCTCGGATCCAAGCCGGCAAGCGGAAATAGTACTTCTCGCTCAAATACGGCTCGCTCTTCTCCCGGAAAAACTACCTCAATGCCAAAATTGGCGCTTCCCTCGGAAATTATTGATTGGGGGCTGTAAAGCGGGTTGACCGTAAATTCCACCCAACCGCGCCCCCGTGCCAATGTTTTTTCTAATAGTGCGTTATAAAGGTGGTGTCCCGGATAGCCTTCGTGACACGCCACGTCAATAGCCCTGTCAATATAAAGCGGGAATTCGGTGTTCAATTGTATAAGGCTGTGGCTGTTGCCCTTATACCAGTTATAGCCTGTCCACGGCTTGCCGGTCACATATTCCAATTCAAAATTATCGTTTTCAGGAAGTTCGATATATTTTGAAGTTCGAATTCGTGCTTCAGTTATGGCTGCTACAAATACTGTGTCGAGCTTATCAATAGGAATTACAAATTCGTTTCTAAAAGTGTTAAACCGTTCTTGAATCGTGCCTGTACCGGGAAGCATTTCGCCGATTTCCCTGACAATCTCTTTAAAGTGACTTTCGGGATATACGGGAGGAGTTACATCGAATATTTCTTTTGCTTCCCTTTCGAATGTGAATTTCACTCCCTCATTCATATCAATCCGCGACATTACCGATTCCAACTGCTTCATCAAGTATTGATGCCGGAGCTGTAAAATTTCTTCTTCTCCCGACACATCTAATTCGCTTAGTCCGGCAATTACTTCTTTGGCGTCCGCCCTTAAATCTACAAGTGACTTCTGAATTGCGATAGCATCATCTTTGTATTCTTGCGGGCCGTAGTAAGCATCAACATATCCCGGTTCGTGAATATCCATACCGAGCATTATCCCAACGTATGATTCGGCAAATTTATTTATCGATTCCTCTATGCTTTGAGGCATTGCCACTTCTTCCGTTTTTACTGATTCTTTCGTGCATCCGATTAAAACAAATAGTGACAAGAGGATAATAATTTTTATTAATTTTTTCAATAAAGTTCTCCTTAAAAATTTTCCGGGTATTTCGTTTTTAATATTAGACATAAAAGATATATGTTATCTCACTTGATTTCAAGTAGAAGAAAGGTAAAAGAATATCAATTCCCCCATTCTCAAAAGAAAATGACAGGCTTGATGAAAATTTCAAATTGACGTTCCTTGTCAATGCTGAATGTTTTTGTTTCAAAACTATATTCCCTTCTATTTTCGAACAATAAGCCAAATTCTATCCCTGCCAAATGCCCGATAAACGGGAAAAATTTGCCATATGCCGCCAGAATTCTTGAAAATCCGTCTTCCGATTCGGTAACAGGGTATTCAATTTCAATGGAAACCTTGCTGTTATGCAAAATTCTCCAATCAGTTTTGGATTTTTCTCTTCTCGAGCGTTTTAACACTATGGTAATTGTATTGGGAATATCACTTAAACCGTACTGTCGAAATCCCGCCTTTAAATCCCAATTCCATTTCTTATTTAGGTATCCCCCGTTTCCCTTAACTTTCCATTCAACTCTGAACCAATTAGACCTGACGAAACTATTGTCGAACAGTTGGTGTAATCCACCTGTGATAACTACACCGCTTGCTCCTTTCGCGGCAATCATTAAATCATCGTTCTCGTCCAAATCCCAAAAAGTGGCAAGCTGACCGACAAAAAGACTTGCGGATATCGGCTCTTGTTTTCCTCCTGCAAAGTTTTTTAACAGGTTAAAATTATCGCCCAAATCGAAATCGTGGTAGGCGTCGTTATTTTTCTCTTCCATCCATGCCGATAATGACGCGACTGGATATCCGGTTACTTCCATTAACAAAAACCCGGGTTTTATAGATTTTTTTACCAGGTCCTTATATAATCCGATCTCATCTTCATCCCATAATATCGCTTCGCGTTTCTTATCCGTATCTACAAAAACGCTTGAATAGCTTTTATATATACCGGGTACAAACGCTGCCCCCCAATCTCTGTCAATCCATTTCCAGCCGGTGTTAAAATCTCTAAACCCTCCATTGGTTGTGGATGTGGATAAAGGTTCCCCTCTGCCCGAATGAATATTACCGGTTGATTGCGCATTGATTTTTTCTGAACTGTTTAAAAATAGAACTGAAATCGCAAATAATTTAAGAATTACAAATATGATCGCAATACCTACATAATACTCTGATTAGAAATTATTCGGCTGATTTTAATATAAGATAAGGGCGGCAAAATTGCCGCCCTTAATCACAATTAAATAAATAATTTTACTTTAAATATATTATTCTTCTGATGCAGAACCTTCAGGGGTTGTCGCACCCGACGCGTAAACTTTCGCTAAATAACTCCCCATCAATACATCATGCCACACATAACTCAATAGAAACATCGCTACGAACGCGCCGAGCCAGGCTCCTGTCGTTTTTTTAGGTTCCATTTGTTAGCTCCCTTTATTGAAGTGTACAATAATCGTCCGAATAGTGTTATTTATATTGAACTTAGGTAGATATTTAAAAATTTAGACTATTTGACGCGCAATATCAAGTTGCCAGCTCCAATAGCTTTCCGACCAAAACATCAAAGCTCATCCCGAGAGCTTCGGCGGATTTTGGTACAAGGCTTGTTTCCGTCATACCCGGCAGCGTATTGACTTCAAGACAATAATACCTTTCTTTATCACCGAGCAAGAAATCTACCCTGGCATAATCCCTGCAACCAAGAGCATTGAATGCTTTTATGGCTGCTAACTGAATTGCTACTTCCAATTGTTCGGGTAGCTCCGCAGGGCAGACATACTTAGTCATACCGGGGGTGTATTTACTCTCATAATCATAGATTTCGTTTTTCGGCTTGATTTCAATTATTGGAAAAGCTTCGTTTCCAATCACAGCCACTGTCAATTCTCTGCCATTTATGTATTTTTCAACCATCACATCAGATGAATGTTTTGCCGCTTTAGCTGCCGCCGCATCAAGTTCATCATAGCTTTTTACAATGCTGAAACCTACTGTTGAGCCTTGATCGTTTGGCTTCACAACCATAGGAAAATCCATATCCTCCTCGCTGTGCACCACTTTTCCCTCTCTTACCATAGTCCAGTCAAGCACCGGGATTCCAGCCCGTTGAAACATCTTTTTTGACCTGTCCTTATCCATTGCCAGGGCGCTTGCCAGTACCCCTGAACCGGTGTATTTAAGACCAGCCGTTTCAAGCAGCGCTTGAATCATTCCATCCTCTCCAAAAGTGCCGTGAAGGGCGATAAATGCGAGTTCAGCCTCTTTTAATATGGATGTATTGAGCATCTCAATCGCTTTGCTATAATCAGCTTCCGTGATATCGGGCGGCTTTCTTCCCGGTTTTGTTTTGTAGACATCAGATTCATATGACTCCTGGTTCTTCCCCAATTTCGGATCCGCCAGAGAGACATCGTGACCCAAATTCACTAATGCCCGTCCAATAGCGCTTCCGGAAGCGAGAGATACTTCGCGCTCTGGAGAAAACCCCCCGCAAATGACAACTATCTTCATTTATTTATCCCTATAACATTACGGTTTTTATAAAATCGTACCAGAATCCGATAAAAATCCTATTATCACTTTCATCAGCTCCTTCCACATTACCGAAATTATCAATAGATCTATATTCGTATTCAAATCTGAGTCTGAGCCTATTCGATACGCTTTTTTCCGCCTTTATCTCAAATGAAGTTATATTCTGAACGATTCCGGTTGGAAACGGTTCCGAGTAACCCCCACTAACAGAATATAGCGGAAGCCCCAAATTGTCTACATCGGTCCAGGGTGTGCTGAAGGGTACATTGATTCCGCCTTCTCCATCTCTGATAAAAGTTAGCGCTGTTGAAATCTTTAACCCTTTCATTATCCACGCGGAAGCTCCGAATTCCCAGCTGTCGAAGTCGTTTCCGAGAAAATATCCGATCGGTCTATTCCGATGAATCAGAGTTTCTTCAATATTCGGTGTCGTATAAGTTCTGTTGGTAATCCTAACATATTCAGCCCACAGATCAACGCCATCAAAGCTAAACGGATTTGCCCTCCGCAATCCCAGTACTATTCCAATTTCGTCTGGTTCTAAATCGCCGATCTCCTTATTGTCAAGTTGGACATCGTCTATCAATAGAGCGGCTGACAGACGCCAGTTTCTCTTTGGATACCAGAGTAAGTCTATACTGCCGAGAGTATTCGCCTGGTTATTTTCATCGTTCAAATTTTCACCATGAAAAACCAGAGCGGGGTTACTGAATGCCGCCAATGGGCTTGCGTTAACACCGCCATAAATCAGCATTTCAGACACACCAATATTAAGCGAATTGCTTATATGAATATCAACTCTATGAGCCGATATAAATCTTCTTTTACCGGCTATTTTATCCAGCTCGGCAGCAAGGAAAGATAATTCTACAGGCCCAACTCTAAGTTCAGCATAAAGCTGGTCTAACGGTCTTGAATAGTCTGAAATTAAAAGCGTTCCCGCCCTTCCGACTCCCCATCTTTGAAAGTCTCTGCCGAAAAGTATGCTGAACCGCTCCGTTTCATAACGCAGGTATGCTTGCTCGGTAAACGCTGAGAGACCGCGCCAAGTACTCCCAATGTAGGTCGAATCATTCGCCAAATCTGAATCAAAATTCATTGTATTTATTACAGCGAAGTTATCACCGACTTGAAACCCGCCTTTAATTCGAAAGCTTCCGGTGTCGTCGGTTTCATTGCCTTCGTCTTCGAGACCTGCCTGAGTCAGCAATCCGATGAAGAATTCATCATTAGCGTTACCTTTGCGCAATTGGTTCATTTCCGAAGCAAATTCCGCATATAATTCATCTAAAAGCCACACAGCCTTCGGCATATCATCCATCGCCCACCCGACTATTAACATATCCACAAGTTCGCTTGCCACTTCACCTCTTGAGAAGGGTTTTTTAGCCAAATTCAATTCCAATAAAAATCCTCTCAGGCGCAATTCTTCCACATAATCATATACCCAGTGGTAGGTTGGAAGCGTTTCATTCACTCCTGCGTGGAGTTTAATATTCGGAATAATATAGGTTGTGACGAATAAAATAACGAAAACAAGTTTACGCATTTGCGCTCACTTTTGAATCAGCCATTATAAACTTAATTGCCTCAGAAAGATCAGTTACGATTGCCACAGCGTCATCTTCAGACACGGAAAGTCCCTTTACTTCCTTGCCTCCCTTTATCAAAATCGGTTTCAGCGACGCTGACTTCGCCGCTTCTACATCCGACAATTTATCACCGATAAACCATTTATCAGAAAGATCAATCCCATATTTTTCAGCAGCTTGATAAAACAGATCCGGCTTTGGTTTCCGGCAACTGCATCCCTCTTCCGGCGTATGAGGGCAATAAAAAACATCCAGAATATCGCCGCCGGTTGCTTGCACTTCAGAAATCATTTTCGCCATTATTTCATCAATTTCCTCTGCTGTAGCGTAACCTCTATCGATTGCGGACTGATTTGTTATGACAATTACACTCCAGCTATTCTCGTTAAGATATTTTAATGAATCTAATGCGTTCGGTAGGAATTCAAATTGTGACCAGTCAGTTATGTATCCATCAATCTCGCGATTGATAACTCCATCCCTGTCAAGGAAAATAATTTGCTTATTTTTGTCTAATTGGGGCATTTCTAAGTTCGTGTAATTTACTCAGTTAGCAAGGGCAAGTCAAGAAAGATTACCCCGCTGCGCCACATCCGAAACACCTAAATAAGAGCATATAATTGATGATATTTGTGTGATATCATACTCATTTGAATCAGAATCGCCGTCAAGATACACAAACGCATCTCCATAGGTATGCATCCCGCTGAACCTGTTATTTCCATACAGTTCTTTTACCGAAAGCTCACCTTTTAATTCATAGCCCGGAAATGGAATCGCTATAAGGTCGGGCAGCTGAACCTCTGATTTATCGAAATCAGTTGTGTTCCATTCCTGCCGCATATCAACGACTCTTTCTATTACATTCGCTCCGGTCTCCGGATCAAGAAGATTCAATAGCGATTCTGAGATGTTTTTCCTCAGCTTATGGGCCTCCGCACCTTTTTCTACTTTTCCCTCCGGTGTATCGCCACTTAAGTGCAGATATATCCTGCCGGGCGCCATGCTGAACGCTTTACTTAATACGTCCATTCCCTTTAAATTCGTTGCATTCGGATCGGATAGTTTTAAGTACCCTTCATCCAGCAGCCATCGGTTCAGATAAACATCTTTTTTCAACCGACTGAATCCATGGTCTGAAAGAATGATAATTGCCGTGTCAGAGGGAATTGACTTTGAAATCTCTACAAGAAAATCATTTATCATATTGTAAATTTTGGAAAATAGACCGATTGCCGAACTTTCTCCTTCCTCCATCTGACGCCACATAAAATGATGTAAGCGGTCTGTTTCGAGAATATGTAAAACAAAAAGATTCCATCGTTCGCGGCCTAAATAATGCCGGGCGGCATTAAGTCGAGCCGATAGAGTCTTGGGGAGCTGCTCTATTAGAGAATCAGTAGATTTTCTCGCAGACCATGCATCAATATCTATCTGATAGTTGATCGAATTTAAATATTTGACTTCTTCTTTCGGATATACGGCTCTTTCAAGATTCGGAGCAAGAAATCCCGATACAATAACTCCGTTGATTGGTTCGGGTGGGAAGGTGGCCGGAATCCCTATAGAGCAGACTCTAAGCCCATTTCGTGAAAGATGTTGATATATTGTTGTCGCTTTCAAATTTGATGCTGTTGGTACAAACGGGGCGTATCCATTCACTTCTCTATCCACAAAACCTGTAATGCCGTGCTCCCCCGGGCTTACCCCAGTTAAAAACGAAGCCCACGCTACGGAAGAGACCGGTGGTAGTGTCGTTGTCATCGGATGAATCAGGTTCCTCTTGTACAGCCCTGACAAGAACGGAGATAGATTATGTTTATCTATTTTCGGGAAAAAAGAAAACGGCAATCCGTCTATTGCTATGACCATCACTTGTTTTTTGGGGGAATGAGTAATCAAAATATACTTCGATAGAGACAGATGGCTTGAGTTATATCAAGCAGACAATCTCTAAGTTATAACTGCTGCTTCATCTCCTGCAGCACTTCATAAGGTATGGCCATATTTCCGTAACCTACGCCCAGCTTAATAGACGGCTTGTTCTCGCCGTGAAAATCCGTACCGCCTGATATTACAAATCCGTTTTTATCAACAATTTTCATTAATTTATCTTCATCGCTCGGTGAGTGACTATTATAAAACAGTTCTAACCCGTCAAAGCCCACTTCTTTCAGTTCGGCCATTAGATTATCAAGTGAAATACCGTTAACTCCAAGGGTATGTGGATGCGCTAAGATAACCAATCCGCCCGCTCCGTGTATCATATCCACAGCTTTTTCCCGCGTAAGCCGATGTCGCTCGTAATATGCTACTGCTCCCTTTTTCAGGTATTTATCGAACGCATGCTGAATTGTACGTACATGACCATTTTTCAAAAGTGCCGCCGCAATGTGAGGTCTCCCAACCTGCCCCCCGCCCGATATTTTCTCTACTTCTTCCATTGTAATACTGAGTCCCAGCTCATTTAGTTTTTCTATGATTCGTGGGTTACGCGAGGACCTGCTTGTCTGCAAGTCAGTGAGATATTCTTTCAGTTTTTCGTTCTCAATGTCAAGAAACAGACCAAGCACGTGCATTGAGCCCGGCTGATGATCAATACTTATCTCTACTCCGGGTATTACTTCAACACCCATCTTCTCTCCCGCCTCCAAAGCCTCAGGAAGCCCCTCTATAGTGTCATGGTCGGTGATGGCAATCGCCTCAATGCCCTCTGACTTAGCGAGCTTCACAAGATCCTTCGGGCTATAAGTTCCATCAGATGCTGAAGTATGAGCGTGGAGGTCTATCATCTAAATATATCCAAGCGCCTCAAGACGTTTTTGTATAAATTCTTCTTCTTCCGCCGTATATCCCTCTGAAGAATCCCCAAACCCGATTCTTCCCAATTCCTCTAATCGTTTTATAATTATGCCTACAGATTCTTCCACCGTTTCTTTATCCGTGTGAACTTCGATCTCTGCGTCTTCCGGCGCTTCATACGGATCGTCAATACCAGTAAACTGTTTTATCTCGCCGGCTAATGCCTTTTTGTATAATCCCTTCACGTCTCTTTCTATACACTTTTCGATAGGCGCATTTACAAATACTTCTATGAAATTTTCATCTTCTTTCCGCAAGTTTTTTCTGATATAGTCATACGGACTGATGGCAGCTGCGATGGCTATTACGCCGTTTCGCGAGAGAAGTCGACATACAAAACCGATTCTCATCAAATTGGTCTCT
This region includes:
- a CDS encoding amidase, translating into MIKVNGKKLISTLGVIVLLTLITSTFYYSLKEEGNITSEIISEASEIMGLKFTRSEIDSMRGDLNDLLGNYEKLREIDLPNSVPPAFSFSAILPGMKFKEKPPNLSYKRPTGVRRPQNLEDVAFWTVTRLAELIRTGQVTSVELTEMYLSRLKKYGSTLQCVITLTEDLAMKQARQADADIRSGNYKGPLHGIPWGAKDLLATDGIRTTWGGMPFREQLFDYDATVVKKLEEAGAILVAKLTMGALAWGDVWYGGKTKNPWNLDEGSSGSSAGPGAATSAGLVGFAIGSETWGSIISPSTRTGVTGLRPTYGMVSRHGVMALSWTMDKLGPMTRSVNDAALVFNEIYGPDGLDLTVEDMPFNYNQKVNLRKIKIGYLKSEFEKERDQKKIDDEVVDVLWSLGAELIPIELPDFPVFDISFILSAEAAAAFDELTRSGDDDLLVRQIKQAWPNVFRQARLIPAVEYINANRARTLLMRQMEVLFKEIDVFVAPTFGGNSLLMTNLTGHPAVVVPNGFRENNTPTSITFTGNLYEDGMVLAVAGAYQDATSFHLKHPTLPEK
- a CDS encoding D-alanine--D-alanine ligase; translated protein: MKIVVICGGFSPEREVSLASGSAIGRALVNLGHDVSLADPKLGKNQESYESDVYKTKPGRKPPDITEADYSKAIEMLNTSILKEAELAFIALHGTFGEDGMIQALLETAGLKYTGSGVLASALAMDKDRSKKMFQRAGIPVLDWTMVREGKVVHSEEDMDFPMVVKPNDQGSTVGFSIVKSYDELDAAAAKAAKHSSDVMVEKYINGRELTVAVIGNEAFPIIEIKPKNEIYDYESKYTPGMTKYVCPAELPEQLEVAIQLAAIKAFNALGCRDYARVDFLLGDKERYYCLEVNTLPGMTETSLVPKSAEALGMSFDVLVGKLLELAT
- the gmhB gene encoding D-glycero-beta-D-manno-heptose 1,7-bisphosphate 7-phosphatase; translation: MPQLDKNKQIIFLDRDGVINREIDGYITDWSQFEFLPNALDSLKYLNENSWSVIVITNQSAIDRGYATAEEIDEIMAKMISEVQATGGDILDVFYCPHTPEEGCSCRKPKPDLFYQAAEKYGIDLSDKWFIGDKLSDVEAAKSASLKPILIKGGKEVKGLSVSEDDAVAIVTDLSEAIKFIMADSKVSANA
- a CDS encoding alkaline phosphatase family protein, whose amino-acid sequence is MITHSPKKQVMVIAIDGLPFSFFPKIDKHNLSPFLSGLYKRNLIHPMTTTLPPVSSVAWASFLTGVSPGEHGITGFVDREVNGYAPFVPTASNLKATTIYQHLSRNGLRVCSIGIPATFPPEPINGVIVSGFLAPNLERAVYPKEEVKYLNSINYQIDIDAWSARKSTDSLIEQLPKTLSARLNAARHYLGRERWNLFVLHILETDRLHHFMWRQMEEGESSAIGLFSKIYNMINDFLVEISKSIPSDTAIIILSDHGFSRLKKDVYLNRWLLDEGYLKLSDPNATNLKGMDVLSKAFSMAPGRIYLHLSGDTPEGKVEKGAEAHKLRKNISESLLNLLDPETGANVIERVVDMRQEWNTTDFDKSEVQLPDLIAIPFPGYELKGELSVKELYGNNRFSGMHTYGDAFVYLDGDSDSNEYDITQISSIICSYLGVSDVAQRGNLS
- a CDS encoding PHP domain-containing protein, with product MIDLHAHTSASDGTYSPKDLVKLAKSEGIEAIAITDHDTIEGLPEALEAGEKMGVEVIPGVEISIDHQPGSMHVLGLFLDIENEKLKEYLTDLQTSRSSRNPRIIEKLNELGLSITMEEVEKISGGGQVGRPHIAAALLKNGHVRTIQHAFDKYLKKGAVAYYERHRLTREKAVDMIHGAGGLVILAHPHTLGVNGISLDNLMAELKEVGFDGLELFYNSHSPSDEDKLMKIVDKNGFVISGGTDFHGENKPSIKLGVGYGNMAIPYEVLQEMKQQL
- the cysC gene encoding adenylyl-sulfate kinase, which translates into the protein MTKSYYKSGTTLWMTGFSGAGKTTIANALAEILIRRGEKVEIMDGDIVRTNLSKGLGFSKEDRETNLMRIGFVCRLLSRNGVIAIAAAISPYDYIRKNLRKEDENFIEVFVNAPIEKCIERDVKGLYKKALAGEIKQFTGIDDPYEAPEDAEIEVHTDKETVEESVGIIIKRLEELGRIGFGDSSEGYTAEEEEFIQKRLEALGYI